The proteins below are encoded in one region of Bosea sp. BIWAKO-01:
- a CDS encoding ParD-like family protein — protein MGIVNIDDDLHDQLRRASKVSFRSINAQAAYWIKLGMLCETNPGLSFPEIIERELSAAGVKAQPLAETDA, from the coding sequence ATGGGCATCGTGAACATCGATGATGACCTGCACGATCAACTGCGCCGGGCGAGCAAAGTGTCGTTTCGGTCGATCAATGCGCAGGCTGCCTACTGGATCAAGCTCGGAATGCTCTGCGAGACCAATCCGGGGCTCAGTTTCCCTGAGATCATCGAGCGCGAACTGAGTGCCGCAGGCGTCAAGGCTCAGCCGCTGGCGGAGACTGACGCATGA
- a CDS encoding DUF3008 family protein, whose translation MPAKSKAQQKAAGAALAAKRGEIKTSELKGASKSMAKSMTEEELHDMASTKRKGKPEHVPEAH comes from the coding sequence ATGCCGGCGAAATCCAAAGCCCAGCAGAAGGCCGCGGGAGCGGCGCTCGCCGCCAAGCGCGGCGAGATCAAGACCAGCGAGCTGAAGGGTGCGTCCAAATCGATGGCGAAGTCGATGACCGAAGAGGAACTGCACGACATGGCTTCGACCAAACGCAAGGGCAAACCCGAACACGTGCCCGAGGCGCACTGA
- the map gene encoding type I methionyl aminopeptidase — protein sequence MTKQPRELALLAESGRLLASVFGMLDRTVLAGLSTLQVNELVEHFIVHDLQARPASKGQYGYDFVLNASVNDVVCHGVPSETTVLRDGDIVNFDITLEKNGYIADSSKTYLVGEVNPAARRLVQTTYEAMWMGIKAVRPGARLGDIGWAIERHAKRSGYSVVREYCGHGIGREMHEEPQVLHFGKPGTGLALREGMVFTIEPMLNRGRSSVRTEADGWTVVTRDGSLSAQFEHTVAVTGAGVSVLTLRPDEQGVAPMKRRALAAAG from the coding sequence ATGACGAAGCAGCCTCGCGAGCTGGCATTGCTGGCCGAATCCGGGAGGTTGCTGGCCTCCGTGTTCGGCATGCTGGATCGAACTGTGCTCGCCGGCCTGTCGACACTTCAGGTCAATGAATTGGTCGAGCACTTCATTGTCCATGATCTCCAGGCCCGACCTGCGAGCAAGGGCCAATATGGCTATGATTTTGTGTTGAATGCTTCGGTGAACGATGTGGTTTGCCACGGTGTTCCATCTGAAACGACCGTGCTTCGGGACGGGGACATCGTCAATTTCGACATCACGCTCGAGAAGAACGGCTATATCGCGGATTCCAGCAAAACCTATCTCGTCGGCGAGGTGAATCCCGCCGCAAGGAGGCTGGTCCAGACCACCTACGAAGCGATGTGGATGGGCATCAAGGCGGTTCGGCCGGGCGCGCGGCTCGGCGATATCGGCTGGGCGATCGAGCGGCATGCCAAGCGGAGCGGTTATTCCGTGGTGCGCGAGTATTGCGGTCACGGCATCGGCCGGGAGATGCACGAGGAACCGCAGGTCTTGCATTTCGGAAAGCCGGGAACCGGCCTCGCCCTCCGCGAGGGCATGGTTTTCACGATCGAGCCGATGCTCAATCGCGGCCGGAGTAGCGTGAGGACCGAGGCTGACGGCTGGACCGTCGTGACGAGAGACGGCTCGCTGTCCGCTCAGTTCGAGCACACCGTTGCCGTTACGGGGGCCGGCGTCTCGGTTCTGACACTCCGTCCTGACGAACAAGGCGTAGCGCCAATGAAGCGGCGTGCGCTGGCGGCGGCCGGTTGA
- a CDS encoding sorbosone dehydrogenase family protein, giving the protein MAIKRPVSLIAGVAASALALAACDSRSTLPEGAGYGPNPTLPEPRTTWFPTVKIADAIGWKLGEKPTTPSGGQVTAYATGLQHPRWLYELPNGDVLVAESDAPPKPPEKSGGIRGWVQGLFMKKAGSQTLSANRITLLRDADGDGVAETKSVFLENLTSPFGMALIGEQLYIANADALVRVPYQQGETKSAGAPVKVADLPAGRNHHWTKSLTASADGSKLYVGVGSNSNVAENGMAEEERRAAVLEIDPATGATQVFATGLRNPVGIGWNPVTRELWVAVNERDEIGDDLVPDYMTSVKRGGFYGWPYSYYGQHLDRRVEPQKPELVARAIKPDYALGSHTASLGLGFVPPGRLGPPYQGGAFIGQHGSWNRSRPVGYRVIFVPFKDGKPAGTPQEILSGFLNEKGEARGRPVGVLIDRRGGLLVADDVGNTVWRVALPSG; this is encoded by the coding sequence ATGGCGATCAAGCGCCCCGTCAGTCTCATCGCCGGCGTCGCAGCCTCGGCGCTCGCGCTCGCCGCTTGCGACAGTCGCTCCACCCTGCCCGAGGGGGCCGGCTACGGCCCCAACCCGACATTGCCTGAGCCCAGGACGACATGGTTTCCGACCGTAAAGATCGCTGATGCGATCGGCTGGAAGCTGGGTGAGAAGCCGACCACGCCGAGCGGCGGACAGGTGACGGCTTACGCCACGGGGTTGCAGCACCCGCGCTGGCTCTATGAACTGCCCAATGGCGATGTGCTCGTGGCGGAAAGCGACGCACCACCGAAGCCGCCGGAAAAGAGCGGGGGCATCCGCGGCTGGGTGCAGGGTCTCTTCATGAAGAAGGCTGGGTCGCAGACGCTCAGCGCCAACCGGATCACGCTGTTGCGCGACGCCGATGGCGATGGCGTCGCCGAGACGAAGAGCGTCTTCCTGGAGAACCTCACCTCGCCCTTCGGCATGGCCCTGATCGGCGAGCAGCTCTACATCGCCAATGCCGATGCACTTGTCCGCGTCCCCTATCAGCAAGGCGAAACCAAAAGTGCGGGCGCGCCGGTGAAGGTCGCCGACCTGCCCGCCGGCCGGAACCACCATTGGACGAAGAGCCTGACCGCCAGCGCCGACGGCTCGAAGCTCTATGTCGGCGTCGGCTCGAACTCCAATGTCGCCGAGAACGGCATGGCGGAAGAGGAGCGGCGCGCGGCCGTGCTCGAGATCGACCCGGCGACGGGAGCGACGCAGGTCTTTGCGACAGGCTTGCGCAACCCTGTCGGGATCGGCTGGAACCCCGTGACCAGGGAACTCTGGGTGGCGGTCAACGAGCGCGACGAGATCGGCGACGACCTCGTGCCGGACTACATGACCTCGGTAAAGCGCGGCGGCTTCTATGGCTGGCCCTACAGCTATTATGGCCAGCATCTCGACAGGCGCGTCGAGCCCCAGAAGCCGGAACTGGTCGCCAGGGCGATCAAACCGGATTACGCGCTGGGCTCGCATACCGCCTCGCTCGGGCTTGGCTTCGTGCCGCCGGGCCGCCTCGGCCCGCCCTATCAGGGCGGCGCCTTCATCGGCCAGCACGGTTCATGGAACCGCTCGCGCCCGGTCGGCTATCGCGTGATCTTCGTCCCCTTCAAAGATGGCAAGCCCGCCGGCACGCCGCAGGAAATCCTCTCCGGGTTCCTGAACGAGAAGGGCGAGGCACGGGGACGCCCCGTCGGCGTGCTGATCGATCGGCGCGGCGGTCTGCTGGTGGCCGACGATGTCGGCAATACGGTCTGGCGCGTGGCGCTACCGTCGGGCTGA